The following are encoded in a window of Methanofollis sp. genomic DNA:
- a CDS encoding cyclase family protein, giving the protein MFYDITRELSEEILVFPGGDPKPSFTREEHEDYVITLLSLCTHTGTHIDAPSHYLKDEGGTVDAIPLERLVGRCRVVDLGTRTAITREDLEERIGDAKKVLLKTWSSEETAFDPGYPHLTADAAAFLADAGVACIGIDSPSIEAFDGDGTVHRTLLGEGVAVIELLDLSGIVEGDYYMIALPLRLKGLDGAPARVILSDRPIS; this is encoded by the coding sequence TTCCCGGCGGCGACCCGAAGCCGTCGTTCACGAGAGAGGAGCATGAGGACTATGTCATCACCCTTCTCTCCCTCTGCACCCACACCGGCACCCATATCGACGCCCCTTCCCACTACCTGAAGGATGAGGGAGGGACAGTCGACGCCATCCCCCTCGAAAGGCTCGTCGGGAGGTGCCGGGTCGTCGACCTCGGGACCCGAACCGCGATCACGCGGGAGGATCTCGAAGAGCGGATCGGCGATGCAAAAAAAGTTCTCCTGAAGACATGGTCCTCAGAAGAGACTGCGTTCGATCCGGGTTACCCGCACCTGACCGCGGACGCCGCGGCTTTCCTCGCGGACGCCGGGGTCGCCTGCATCGGGATCGACTCCCCCTCCATCGAGGCTTTCGACGGCGACGGCACCGTCCACCGCACCCTCCTCGGGGAGGGCGTCGCGGTCATCGAACTCCTCGACCTCTCCGGCATCGTCGAAGGGGACTATTATATGATCGCCCTCCCTCTCCGTCTCAAAGGGCTCGACGGGGCACCGGCGAGGGTGATCCTCTCGGACAGGCCCATATCCTGA